A genomic segment from Leptotrichia sp. OH3620_COT-345 encodes:
- a CDS encoding U32 family peptidase — protein sequence MQQKRKVELLAPAGNMEKLKTAFHFGADACFVGGSAFNLRGMSSNFKNSELREAIDYVHSLGKKIYVTLNIFAHNSEIEYMPRFIKLLDEYGADAVIVADLGVFQLVREHAPNLPIHVSTQANNTNWMSVKTWRDMGAKRVILAREMSLTEIRTIKEKVPDVEIEVFIHGAMCMAISGRCLLSNYFTSRDANRGICAQDCRWNYKVIAEGHEEKGAHDIVEEHGSTFIFNAKDLCTIEFIDKVLETGVDSLKIEGRMKSIYYNSTVVKQYRQALDSYYSGDYKYNPKWLYELQTISHRLYSKGFYLGVTTEEDQNYNTGSSYSQTYQLVAKVIEKLDDSRYIWQIRNRVFAADTLELMRPKQDPVKFKIENFLNTKNNEIIEVAHPNTIAIVKTDVKMEPMDLIRVKLPEGQSDSDMEMGENTL from the coding sequence ATGCAACAAAAAAGAAAAGTTGAGTTACTTGCGCCCGCAGGTAATATGGAAAAATTAAAGACAGCTTTTCATTTCGGAGCGGATGCGTGTTTCGTAGGAGGCAGTGCATTCAATTTAAGGGGAATGTCCTCAAATTTTAAAAATAGTGAATTAAGGGAAGCAATAGATTATGTTCACAGTTTAGGGAAGAAAATATATGTGACTTTAAACATATTCGCTCATAATTCTGAAATAGAGTATATGCCGAGATTTATCAAATTACTTGATGAGTATGGGGCTGATGCGGTAATAGTGGCGGACTTGGGAGTATTTCAGTTAGTAAGAGAACATGCACCGAACTTACCTATACATGTAAGTACGCAAGCTAATAATACAAACTGGATGAGTGTAAAAACATGGCGTGATATGGGAGCTAAAAGAGTAATTCTTGCAAGAGAAATGTCTCTTACGGAAATAAGGACAATTAAGGAAAAAGTACCTGATGTTGAAATAGAAGTATTTATACATGGAGCAATGTGTATGGCTATTTCAGGAAGATGCCTGTTAAGCAATTATTTTACTTCACGTGATGCCAATAGAGGGATATGCGCTCAAGATTGCAGATGGAATTATAAAGTGATAGCAGAAGGTCATGAAGAAAAAGGAGCTCATGACATTGTTGAAGAACATGGAAGTACATTTATATTCAATGCAAAAGATTTATGTACAATAGAATTTATAGATAAAGTTCTTGAAACAGGAGTAGATTCTTTGAAAATAGAAGGAAGAATGAAAAGCATATATTATAATTCCACTGTTGTCAAGCAGTACAGACAGGCTTTAGATTCATATTATTCAGGGGATTATAAATACAATCCGAAATGGTTGTATGAACTTCAAACAATAAGTCATAGACTGTATTCCAAAGGCTTTTATCTCGGTGTAACTACAGAAGAGGATCAAAATTATAATACAGGTTCATCTTACAGTCAGACTTATCAACTGGTAGCCAAGGTAATAGAAAAATTGGATGACAGCAGATATATATGGCAAATAAGAAATCGTGTATTTGCAGCTGACACTCTTGAACTTATGAGACCCAAGCAGGATCCTGTAAAATTTAAAATAGAAAATTTTCTGAATACTAAAAATAATGAAATTATCGAAGTTGCTCACCCGAACACGATTGCTATAGTAAAAACAGATGTAAAAATGGAGCCGATGGACTTAATAAGAGTAAAATTGCCTGAAGGACAATCGGATAGTGATATGGAAATGGGAGAGAACACTTTATAG
- a CDS encoding NAD(P)/FAD-dependent oxidoreductase — translation MDKTKEFYDVVIIGGGSAGLTAGIYCGRAKLNTLIIEKSLIGGLATYTNEVENYPGFPEKITGTELMNLFHKQAKKFGVKFKQTPVRAVNLTHERKTVETFRNIYEAKAVIIASGGKPRLTNAPNEEKFLYGKGISFCATCDAAANIDKTVMVVGNGDSAIEEGIFLTKFAKKVIVSVTRDVGNLKCHHAAKEEAFKNKKMEFIWNTRVHSFESKGEFLEKVILKNTKNDKLLSFKVDTCFLFIGYNPDTEIFKNIVNMTSDGYIPTNEKMETNIKGVYCVGDARNKSLRQISTAVNDGAIAGYYAEKYISENGNRTK, via the coding sequence ATGGATAAAACAAAAGAATTTTATGATGTTGTCATTATCGGAGGAGGAAGTGCAGGACTTACAGCAGGAATTTATTGCGGACGGGCAAAACTGAACACTCTTATAATTGAAAAATCTTTAATCGGAGGTTTGGCGACATATACAAATGAAGTAGAAAATTATCCCGGTTTTCCTGAAAAAATTACAGGAACGGAACTGATGAACCTGTTTCATAAACAGGCAAAAAAATTCGGCGTTAAATTCAAGCAGACTCCTGTAAGAGCTGTAAATTTAACTCATGAAAGGAAAACTGTCGAAACATTCAGAAACATATACGAAGCTAAAGCGGTAATAATCGCTTCGGGAGGAAAGCCCCGATTGACAAATGCTCCTAACGAAGAAAAATTTTTATACGGCAAAGGCATTTCTTTCTGTGCAACTTGTGATGCAGCAGCTAATATTGATAAAACTGTTATGGTTGTCGGAAATGGAGATTCCGCCATTGAAGAAGGGATATTCCTTACAAAGTTTGCTAAAAAAGTAATTGTTTCAGTTACTCGTGATGTGGGTAATCTCAAATGTCATCATGCAGCAAAAGAAGAGGCTTTTAAAAATAAAAAAATGGAATTTATATGGAACACAAGAGTACATTCGTTTGAAAGCAAAGGAGAATTTCTTGAAAAAGTAATATTGAAAAATACAAAAAATGATAAACTTCTTTCTTTTAAAGTTGACACATGTTTTCTGTTTATAGGATATAATCCGGATACTGAAATTTTTAAAAATATTGTTAATATGACTTCTGACGGATATATTCCTACAAATGAAAAAATGGAAACAAATATAAAAGGAGTATATTGTGTAGGAGATGCAAGAAACAAATCTTTAAGGCAAATTTCCACTGCTGTAAATGACGGTGCTATAGCAGGTTATTATGCTGAAAAATATATTTCTGAAAATGGAAACCGAACAAAATAA
- the dnaB gene encoding replicative DNA helicase — MELFSENKNENELKIPYSIEAEEALLGSIFIKPDVVGDVIEIVSAADFYKNNYRIIFNEMLNVYNTGKIIDVLVIKDSLEYQNLLDEIGGEDILYDLTDVVPTAANAVTYAQIIKERSVQRQLIETGERITRMAYRGYDEVDKMLDKAESMIFKIAESKQKKDVVSLRELAGLKISSLDEMSKYKGGLRGMSSGFTDYDTLTSGFHGSDLIILAARPAMGKTAFALNLALNVAKSGKHVLIFSLEMGNEQLFERLLSIDSKIKLKSIKDGTLTNDDYTLLGNSMGRLSELPLYISDSSSVNILEIKAVARRLKAEGKLDFMLIDYLQLITPSEGSKKSREQEISEISRSLKIIAKELDIPIITLSQLSRSVESRTNKRPILSDLRESGAIEQDADMVMFLYREAYYQKEDQGQQGSQGFNDPNMPQSYTGQHSNSFEKINPEIESVEVIIGKHRSGPTGTIILGFRPSYQQFVNVISDARANMYPE; from the coding sequence ATGGAATTATTCAGTGAAAATAAAAATGAAAACGAACTGAAAATACCTTACAGTATTGAAGCTGAAGAAGCTTTGCTCGGTTCGATTTTCATAAAACCCGATGTTGTCGGAGATGTGATTGAAATAGTATCGGCAGCAGACTTTTACAAAAATAATTACAGAATAATATTTAATGAAATGCTTAATGTCTATAATACAGGGAAAATTATAGATGTGCTTGTTATTAAAGATTCCCTTGAATATCAGAACCTTTTAGATGAAATAGGCGGAGAAGATATATTATATGATTTGACTGATGTAGTGCCTACCGCCGCCAATGCTGTGACTTATGCACAGATTATAAAAGAGCGTTCGGTCCAGAGGCAACTCATAGAAACAGGAGAAAGGATCACAAGAATGGCTTACAGAGGCTATGATGAAGTCGACAAAATGCTTGATAAAGCTGAAAGTATGATATTTAAAATAGCCGAATCAAAACAGAAAAAAGACGTAGTTTCATTGAGAGAACTGGCGGGACTGAAAATTTCCAGTCTGGATGAAATGTCCAAATATAAAGGGGGATTAAGAGGAATGAGCTCAGGTTTTACCGATTATGACACTCTTACGAGCGGATTTCACGGCTCAGACCTTATAATTCTCGCTGCAAGACCTGCCATGGGGAAAACGGCATTTGCATTAAATCTTGCTTTAAATGTGGCAAAATCAGGAAAACATGTACTTATATTCAGTCTGGAAATGGGAAATGAGCAACTTTTTGAAAGACTTCTTTCAATTGATTCAAAAATAAAGCTGAAATCTATAAAAGACGGAACATTGACGAATGATGATTACACCCTCTTAGGAAACAGCATGGGAAGATTATCCGAACTTCCACTTTATATTTCCGACTCATCAAGTGTAAATATACTTGAGATAAAGGCGGTGGCAAGACGATTGAAAGCTGAAGGGAAACTGGATTTTATGCTTATTGACTATTTACAGCTCATAACACCGTCAGAAGGTTCAAAAAAAAGTAGAGAACAGGAAATTTCAGAAATTTCCAGATCTCTTAAAATTATTGCTAAAGAATTGGATATTCCTATTATTACATTATCACAATTATCAAGAAGTGTGGAGTCAAGAACAAATAAAAGACCCATATTGTCTGATTTAAGAGAGTCGGGAGCAATAGAACAGGATGCCGATATGGTAATGTTCCTTTATAGGGAAGCTTATTATCAGAAAGAAGATCAAGGTCAGCAGGGAAGTCAAGGATTTAATGATCCTAATATGCCTCAAAGTTATACGGGACAACATTCTAACAGTTTTGAAAAGATAAATCCCGAAATAGAATCAGTGGAGGTAATTATCGGAAAGCACAGAAGTGGACCCACAGGGACTATAATTTTAGGATTCAGACCGAGCTATCAACAGTTTGTAAATGTAATAAGTGATGCCCGTGCAAATATGTATCCTGAATAA
- a CDS encoding YeeE/YedE thiosulfate transporter family protein: MEFFNKLSQNKIYKKIMKTPLSYNAGAILLGVTATAHLAVFKEAWSVTGPFTVWGAKFFRFIGIDTTQWSYFTANPGLKRAIIIPVLKSGGSIRNIGIIVGATLAALYASEFKIRKIKGKKQLFGAMAGGFLMGVGARLAAGCNIAALFSALSALSLTGWLFAASLLTGAVIGSKILINFIMKE; this comes from the coding sequence ATGGAATTTTTTAATAAACTAAGTCAAAACAAAATTTATAAAAAAATAATGAAAACTCCTCTTTCCTATAATGCAGGAGCTATACTTCTCGGAGTTACCGCAACTGCTCATCTTGCAGTTTTCAAAGAAGCTTGGAGTGTTACAGGACCTTTTACAGTATGGGGAGCTAAATTTTTCCGTTTTATAGGTATTGATACTACCCAGTGGAGCTATTTCACTGCCAATCCCGGTTTAAAACGGGCTATAATAATTCCTGTTTTGAAAAGTGGGGGCTCCATAAGAAATATAGGTATAATCGTCGGTGCAACCTTAGCGGCTTTATATGCCTCAGAATTTAAAATCAGAAAAATAAAAGGAAAAAAGCAGCTTTTCGGAGCAATGGCAGGAGGATTTCTTATGGGTGTCGGAGCAAGACTTGCAGCCGGTTGTAATATCGCCGCTCTGTTTTCAGCCTTATCGGCACTGTCATTAACAGGCTGGCTCTTTGCAGCTTCTCTTTTAACAGGAGCGGTTATAGGAAGTAAAATACTAATAAATTTCATTATGAAAGAATAA
- the glmM gene encoding phosphoglucosamine mutase produces MARKYFGTDGMRGEANKDLTIDLVTDLGLALGYYLKKNKKEAVKPKVILGTDTRISGYMIRSALSAGLTSMGVHIDFVGVLPTPGVCYLTRKLNADAGIMISASHNPVKDNGIKIFSQNGYKLPDNIEEELEALMENREELLKHQISGDDLGRFKYVEDDMRIYLDFLESTVKRSFKGTKIVIDAANGAAYRVASKIFQRLGADIIVINNIPNGKNINVDCGSTHPELLQDVVKVYNADLGLAYDGDADRLIAVDHKGHIIDGDLIIAIIAESFKKKGLLNDNKVVTTVSSNMGFEKYLEENGIGLIRANVGDRYVLEKMKEFGLNLGGEQSGHILMLDYNTTGDGVLSSIQLVSAILESGKTLNELVKDIKLWPQELQNVTVSKEKKAAWESNKALTDFIKVKEQEINGKGRILVRASGTEPFIRVMVEAETQDIVNKYIKELIEKVKEELG; encoded by the coding sequence ATGGCTAGAAAATATTTCGGAACAGACGGTATGCGTGGAGAAGCCAATAAAGACCTTACAATTGATCTTGTAACGGATTTAGGATTGGCTCTGGGATATTATTTGAAAAAAAATAAGAAAGAAGCGGTAAAACCTAAAGTAATTTTGGGAACGGATACTAGAATATCCGGATATATGATAAGATCCGCACTGTCGGCCGGATTGACTTCAATGGGAGTACATATTGACTTTGTAGGAGTTCTTCCTACTCCGGGAGTATGTTATCTCACAAGGAAGTTGAATGCTGATGCGGGAATAATGATATCGGCTTCGCATAACCCTGTAAAAGATAACGGAATTAAAATTTTCAGTCAAAATGGATATAAGTTGCCTGATAATATTGAAGAAGAGCTCGAAGCTCTTATGGAAAATCGAGAAGAGCTTTTAAAACACCAAATATCGGGGGATGATTTAGGGAGATTTAAATATGTGGAAGATGATATGAGAATATATCTTGATTTTCTTGAATCTACAGTAAAAAGAAGTTTTAAAGGTACAAAAATAGTGATTGATGCTGCGAACGGTGCGGCATATAGAGTCGCCTCAAAAATTTTTCAGAGATTAGGTGCGGATATAATAGTTATAAATAACATACCTAATGGGAAAAATATAAATGTTGATTGTGGGTCTACCCATCCTGAACTGTTACAGGATGTAGTAAAAGTGTATAATGCAGACTTGGGACTGGCTTATGATGGAGATGCGGATAGACTTATAGCTGTAGATCATAAAGGGCATATAATAGACGGTGATCTTATAATAGCTATAATTGCTGAAAGTTTTAAAAAGAAAGGTCTTTTAAATGATAATAAGGTAGTTACCACAGTATCAAGCAATATGGGATTTGAAAAATATCTGGAAGAAAACGGTATAGGATTAATAAGAGCCAATGTAGGTGATAGATATGTTCTTGAAAAGATGAAAGAATTCGGACTCAATCTCGGGGGAGAACAGTCAGGGCATATTCTTATGCTTGATTACAATACTACAGGAGATGGAGTCCTATCATCAATTCAATTGGTTTCAGCGATATTGGAAAGTGGAAAAACTTTAAATGAGCTTGTAAAAGATATAAAATTATGGCCACAGGAATTACAGAATGTAACAGTGTCCAAAGAGAAAAAAGCTGCATGGGAAAGTAATAAAGCACTGACGGATTTTATTAAAGTAAAAGAGCAGGAAATAAATGGAAAAGGAAGAATTCTCGTAAGAGCATCAGGGACTGAACCTTTTATAAGAGTAATGGTAGAAGCTGAAACTCAGGATATAGTGAATAAATATATTAAAGAACTTATAGAAAAAGTTAAAGAGGAACTCGGATAA
- a CDS encoding LysR family transcriptional regulator yields MLNEICEFFLKTAEEGSISKAADKLYISQPALSQQLKNLEKELGVFLFVRSNKGIELTEEGKIVYKYFSMSENLLYEMKKELEDKKNNVKKIRISAVPTMCNYSLPCVIYHLKQHYPNISVELYSRSDSFTIEEELVRERCDIGFLSENIKNNCILTSKKIFEEEILLIASNISKKYPDFITVKELSKYDLINISTENEITKTVSKYIKGFENYKFTYNLESIDAIKSCVINGYGLAFLPYSTIKKELYNKELKIVNINNFSIIQNISLVKRFSEADGLKRVISYIEKHISKFIY; encoded by the coding sequence ATGCTGAATGAGATTTGTGAATTTTTTTTAAAAACGGCAGAAGAAGGGAGTATTTCCAAAGCGGCCGATAAGCTTTATATTTCTCAGCCTGCATTATCCCAGCAGCTGAAAAATCTGGAAAAAGAACTGGGAGTTTTTTTGTTTGTCAGAAGTAACAAAGGAATTGAACTGACAGAAGAAGGGAAAATAGTTTATAAATATTTTTCCATGTCTGAAAATCTTTTATATGAAATGAAAAAGGAACTTGAAGATAAAAAAAATAATGTAAAAAAAATCAGAATATCCGCAGTTCCTACAATGTGTAATTATTCTCTACCTTGTGTGATTTATCATCTGAAGCAGCATTATCCCAATATATCTGTGGAGCTTTACAGCAGGAGTGACAGTTTTACAATAGAAGAAGAACTTGTAAGAGAAAGGTGTGATATAGGTTTTCTTTCAGAAAATATTAAAAATAACTGTATTCTTACAAGCAAAAAAATATTTGAAGAGGAAATACTTCTTATTGCATCAAATATATCAAAAAAATATCCTGATTTTATAACAGTGAAAGAATTAAGCAAGTATGATTTAATAAATATATCTACTGAGAATGAAATTACGAAAACAGTTTCAAAATATATAAAAGGTTTTGAAAATTATAAATTTACATACAATCTGGAAAGTATAGATGCGATAAAGTCATGTGTAATAAATGGATATGGTCTGGCTTTTCTACCTTATTCAACTATAAAAAAGGAACTTTATAATAAAGAACTTAAAATAGTGAACATTAATAATTTCTCCATTATTCAGAATATAAGTCTTGTAAAAAGATTTTCCGAAGCTGACGGATTGAAAAGAGTTATTTCATATATAGAAAAACATATATCAAAATTTATTTACTGA
- the rplI gene encoding 50S ribosomal protein L9, translating to MKVKVILKDTIKGVGKKDEIVEVKDGYANNFLFAQNKAVPATPENINKLKNRNEKIKRNHDNDVKKASELKELLNSKEIVLKVKSGNNGKVFGSVGGKEIAEAIKEQLNIEIDKKKISSDSRMKELGEHDVEIKLHSEVKAIIKVKLEGQE from the coding sequence ATGAAAGTAAAAGTAATTTTAAAAGACACAATAAAAGGTGTAGGAAAGAAGGATGAAATTGTTGAAGTAAAGGACGGATATGCAAATAATTTTTTATTTGCTCAAAATAAGGCAGTACCTGCAACTCCTGAGAATATAAATAAACTGAAAAATAGAAATGAAAAAATAAAAAGAAATCATGACAATGATGTAAAAAAAGCAAGTGAACTGAAAGAATTATTAAATTCGAAAGAAATAGTTCTGAAAGTAAAGTCGGGAAATAACGGAAAAGTATTCGGTTCTGTCGGAGGTAAAGAAATAGCGGAAGCAATAAAAGAGCAACTGAATATAGAGATAGATAAGAAAAAAATATCTTCGGATTCAAGAATGAAAGAGCTTGGTGAACACGATGTGGAAATAAAGCTTCATTCTGAGGTTAAAGCAATAATAAAAGTGAAATTGGAAGGACAGGAATAA
- a CDS encoding ATP-binding protein has translation MKKIKLEDRISMSYVLLFLALILISNFVLIYILKKENSRSLQMAAAAKQEELNEYLDKWAVYSRSEQFQWESPSGQLQGERIVYLRRPFNPGDSEYLYLMQAKSEETRQILLNSVTPVDILDTGLDRENMASQGQGIIDTIENNNIKENDIKGKDIRLSDKKIAENDSDSDIYHVFKVSRKMKAGIREYTVDIYVLKNVNQETKIYNRLQLLIVLFSLIGVIITVIMSRLLSKRILRPVNSIIKTAKTINTDDLSKRIDVPKTEDELQNLTLIINEMLDRLEFSFDNQSKFVSDASHELRTPLAIIKGYAEIIKKRRLTDMEIFEESIDSIINEAENMKSLVQKLLFLAKGEVTKINTNFSEIDTSEFIQQIYSDTVVSVKDHVFNLEKSEDYKIKADTTLLQQAVRALIENAVKYSDKNTNIYIISEKKNNKGRITIKDEGVGMTDEDAKRVFERFYRVDASRTKATGGTGLGLAIVKRIVEIHNGKIEVKSELGKGTEITIVLPLVEEKLIEKVKNSKSILKIVNNKK, from the coding sequence ATGAAAAAAATAAAATTAGAAGACCGTATTTCAATGAGTTACGTTCTTCTATTTTTAGCGTTAATATTAATTTCCAATTTTGTACTTATTTATATTCTAAAAAAAGAAAATTCAAGATCACTTCAAATGGCTGCTGCAGCAAAACAGGAAGAGTTAAATGAATATCTTGACAAATGGGCAGTTTACTCAAGATCCGAGCAATTTCAGTGGGAATCACCGTCAGGACAGCTTCAAGGTGAAAGGATAGTATATCTTAGACGTCCATTTAATCCCGGAGACAGTGAGTATCTTTATTTAATGCAGGCAAAGTCTGAAGAGACAAGGCAGATATTATTGAACAGTGTCACTCCCGTGGACATTCTTGATACGGGACTTGATAGGGAAAATATGGCAAGTCAGGGACAGGGGATTATAGATACTATAGAAAATAACAATATAAAGGAAAATGACATCAAAGGAAAAGATATAAGGCTTTCTGATAAAAAAATAGCGGAAAATGATTCTGACAGTGATATTTATCATGTATTTAAAGTAAGCAGAAAAATGAAAGCAGGCATAAGAGAATATACAGTTGACATTTATGTATTGAAAAATGTAAATCAGGAAACAAAAATATATAATAGATTACAGCTTCTTATTGTCCTATTTTCTTTAATAGGAGTAATTATTACAGTAATTATGTCAAGGCTGTTAAGTAAAAGGATTTTAAGACCTGTAAACAGTATTATAAAAACAGCGAAAACTATTAATACGGATGATTTGAGTAAAAGAATCGATGTTCCGAAAACGGAAGATGAATTACAGAACCTGACATTGATTATAAATGAAATGCTTGACAGACTCGAATTTTCTTTTGACAATCAGTCAAAATTCGTGTCTGATGCTTCACATGAGCTACGTACACCTCTGGCAATAATAAAAGGCTATGCGGAAATTATAAAGAAAAGAAGGCTTACTGATATGGAAATTTTTGAAGAGTCTATAGATTCCATAATAAATGAAGCGGAAAATATGAAAAGCCTTGTACAGAAGCTTTTATTTCTTGCTAAAGGAGAAGTTACTAAAATAAACACTAATTTTTCCGAAATAGATACGAGTGAGTTTATTCAACAGATATATTCCGATACGGTAGTATCAGTGAAAGACCACGTATTTAATTTGGAAAAATCTGAGGATTATAAAATTAAAGCGGATACGACACTACTTCAACAGGCAGTCAGAGCATTAATAGAAAATGCAGTAAAATATTCCGATAAAAATACTAATATTTATATAATTTCGGAAAAGAAAAACAATAAAGGAAGAATTACTATAAAAGATGAAGGCGTGGGAATGACCGATGAAGATGCCAAAAGAGTATTTGAAAGATTTTACAGAGTTGATGCATCAAGAACCAAAGCTACGGGAGGAACAGGACTTGGGCTTGCCATTGTTAAGAGAATAGTGGAAATACATAATGGAAAAATAGAAGTAAAGTCTGAACTCGGGAAAGGTACGGAAATAACTATAGTACTTCCTTTAGTAGAAGAAAAACTTATTGAAAAAGTTAAAAATAGTAAATCGATATTAAAAATAGTAAATAATAAGAAATAA
- a CDS encoding sulfurtransferase TusA family protein, translating to MLKINCLGYNCPLPVIMLREKHSHIISGKKVLLVTDHSLALHNIEYYCTLNKFRYTTEEVLKGVWEITISK from the coding sequence ATGCTCAAAATAAACTGTCTTGGCTATAACTGTCCACTCCCTGTAATAATGCTACGTGAAAAACACTCTCATATTATAAGCGGAAAAAAAGTTCTTCTCGTAACTGATCACAGCCTTGCACTGCACAATATTGAATATTACTGTACACTGAATAAATTCAGATATACAACTGAGGAAGTTCTTAAAGGTGTATGGGAAATCACTATCAGTAAATAA
- a CDS encoding response regulator transcription factor, with protein MREKILVIEDDPKISRLLEIELKFEGFDVFFAYDGKEGLNMAKYGSYDLILLDVMLPKMSGMEVCKRIREGSQVPIIMLTAKDEISDKIVGFDYGADDYMTKPFSNEELLARIKALLRRTKKTVDHKGVFEFEDLKINYSTYEVFRGETLISLSKREFELLDFLVLNKGIVLSRDKILEEVWGFDYIGNDNILDLYIKYLRDKVDKPYERKFIQTVRGIGFIFK; from the coding sequence ATGAGAGAGAAAATATTAGTAATTGAAGATGATCCGAAAATTTCCAGATTATTGGAAATAGAATTGAAATTTGAAGGATTTGACGTATTTTTCGCCTATGACGGTAAAGAAGGTCTTAATATGGCAAAATACGGTTCATATGATTTAATTTTACTTGACGTTATGCTTCCGAAAATGAGCGGCATGGAAGTGTGTAAAAGAATAAGAGAAGGTTCTCAAGTACCTATTATTATGCTTACGGCAAAAGACGAAATAAGTGATAAGATAGTAGGATTTGACTACGGTGCAGATGACTATATGACGAAACCTTTTTCAAATGAAGAACTTCTTGCAAGAATAAAGGCTCTTTTAAGAAGAACTAAAAAGACGGTAGATCATAAAGGAGTATTTGAGTTTGAAGATTTAAAAATCAATTATTCCACTTATGAAGTATTCAGAGGAGAAACACTTATATCTCTTTCAAAAAGAGAATTTGAACTTCTTGATTTCCTTGTTCTGAATAAAGGGATAGTTTTATCGAGAGATAAAATACTTGAAGAGGTTTGGGGATTTGATTACATAGGAAATGACAACATTCTGGATCTTTATATTAAATATTTAAGGGATAAAGTGGATAAACCTTATGAGAGAAAATTTATCCAAACAGTAAGAGGAATCGGATTTATTTTTAAATAA